The sequence attccACCCTGTAGCTGCTGGCTCACACCACTGTGTGCAGAGGCACCAGCTTTTCCTGCTCAGCAGTGGCACAGTGCACAGTTTtaacccccaaaaaaccttcTTAAAGGTTCCCTTAAAtcacaaagggaaaaatccAGGACGTTTTCAATTTTTGTCTTGTTGCCAACTGCATAGAAACCAGAGGGAGCAATTTTCAAAGAGGAACTGAACCAAGACTGCCAAATCATTGCACAGGCACCTCCAAGGACTCACTGTATGTAACAATGCCTCCAGCAAATGAGCTTGAACTTGTGGCctcaggacaaaaaaaataaataatctctCTCTGGCTCCTTAGAACTTTCCTGATCCTGATCTCTTTTCACTTCAGTAACTCCTTTGCCTATGGAAAGTTAACTAgcaaaaaaaaggtattttctttttttttttttttcccttcctagaGTGCTTTTAAGTAATaatttaaactattttatttaCGTAGTGAGGGAATGAGAGGCCACACCTGAGCAGCCGCCACATCGCAGCTCCAGCCCGTGCCACTTGTGCTTGCAACCCAAACTCTGATATCTCAGAAACAGACCTGTGAGGAAGACAGAGCTTTGGGACAGGCAGGGAAGAGTTAGGGAGGTGGAGAATGAAGTTTGGAGAAGGAGTCTTTAAACTGGGAGTCAGTGGGGATCGGGAGGCAGAGACCAGACGAAAGAGTTAGGACTTGGTGTCCAAAGACAAGGGACAGGAGGGGTAGTTTGGGACGATTTCATGGTGCTGGAGCTGTAATAAGAGACCAGAGATCAGATCTTTCTGCATGAAGAGGTTGGGAGTGCAAGAAATGGTGAAGAAGCGGCAGAAGCCTGGTAGTCTGTCAGCTCACAGCTCTCCCTTTAAATGATCAATGTCCCACAAGTACCTGCCCAGATCCTACAGCTCCTTATAGTCATCTTTTCTTGAAGAAACCCTGAGCCAGGGGTCTTCCAGAACTtggtgttttaaatttaaaatcctAGTTTGGGAAGATTCTTACAGAAATATGCTaaaccaaaactgaaatgtTATTTTCCCCTATGTATCGGAATGTCTTGTCTTCCTAAAAATGCCTCTTCTGAGTGGCAGTGACaacaagataaaaaataaagtaagatGTGGACTGGACACtgttagaaaatgaaaaggggGGTTAAAATGGAGCCTTATAATCTTCAGCATAGAAAGTCCTTTTCTAAATCAGCCAGATGCAAAGCAAGAGTCACAAAATCTGATGTCACTGAGTGTTCTTCTAGAAGATGCAATCACAGATGTTTCTGCTCATCCATCTATGCCCCACTACTTTTATATTGCCCTAATatgctcaggaaaaaaacccaagagatcTCCAAGCAGTAGATGCAGGTGCTCTGAGAAAGAATCTCTTCACCCTTGAAAGGGACAGCTCTGAGATGTGGAGGCCtgtaaactgaattttaaaatttcttacCTTGCTGGGCAGAAccagaggcagagggagaaacACGAGGGGGACCAAGATTATGATGAGGTATTTCCTGCAGGCCAGGACCGCCTGCCAGGAGAAAGCCATGGTGCTGGAGCTAGCCCAGTGCTGAACAGCCTGGAATCTGCTGCTTGAAGCCTATATAAACACCAGGCAATATTAACCATTGACCTCAGGAGACTGGGTGTTGTTTTTGGAACTGTAATcggagaaagaaggaagagaacaaAGAAGGGAGGAGACAGCAGAAGAGTGTCAGAGCAGGAACTTTCTCAGGAGAATCTTTCAGAAAGGTGATAAGTCCATTAGAGAGTTAACTCCTTGTGGGGCAAGTAGGTTTTTGAAAGCATCCTGAAATGACCTACACTTTCAAAAAAGAACGTTAGTGATTTGGTCTCTAATAATGCCCTCTTTGAGTAGGTACCGTTATTcctcctattaaaaaaaaagagaaactgctcCCTCCAAAACAggttgaaaattatttcaattttcgAAAAATATGGGGGAACACTGAAAACCACATCTACGTCTGTAATGCTCAAATACAGGGCTTAGAAACACCAATGCAAAATGTTATATAAACATCATTGTGTTTCACTGAGACATTCACTTTGGGTAGCAAAAGccactgggcagagctgctgtcaccaggTGCCACGTCAAGTCCCCACACAGAAAGGGACTGACAGTCCTTCCCTTGGGTCTTAGTGGATTGGGAAGGACTTGGCTACAGGACATCACTTTGCAGACTTcaggctattttttttccccccacatttTTGGTCTTGCAGGTTTATAGGCACAGGTTTGGGAACTTGCAGGGTGTATTGGgcggaaaaaaattaagaagaaaaggTGCTACAGAGAAATTACCAGTGATTCTTGTCCCAGTTGGAGGAAACTTCCAAAATACAAGCTGTGAATCACTAGATTCTATAAATTTGCAGGAATAGTATTAAACATTTGAAGTCCAAAGGGTACTTCTTGTTAATGCCACATTGAAGGCTTTGTTTGTTAGATCATGCAAGCACACCCCGCAGCTAATGATGataacatttccatttttttggtATAAATCATCTTGGTGCTGTTTATAGCTTACTCAAgaagagagagataaagagaAGCACAGCCATTAGGTCATCTGATGTCAGCTCCACAAAAAGCTTCTGCTGTTTCTgcctctcttcccttttctgctaGGACTTGTTTTGTCTCAGGAATGTGCTAATGATGGAAAATCAGCTGCCAGATTTGCAAACTGGACTTGGGCATATTGCTCCCAACAAAGAGCATCACGTTGCTTGGTGCCAACCCTGAGCTTTAGCATCCCACCCTTGGTacaaaaagaatgagaaagagCTTTCAAATTATTTGTATTCCCCCACATCTTGCATCCACTGAATGTTTAATTACTGTCTGACAAGGTGCAGTGACAAAAGCAGCCAACTGCAAGgtcattttcctgctttttactCTTAGGCCCTAAGGTtgcaatgaaaatttaaaagaacacCTCGTTTTTACATCTCTGTGCCACAAAGGTtggcctccagctgcagcctcaTTTATGGAGTGTAAATACCAATGTGGAAGGGTCTCAGCTGAAAAATTGTGCCGGTTCTTTAAAAGTAGCACCTCCACAGACATGGTTTCCACTGTCATGTGAGTCACAACACTTTGAAAGGTGCTAAAAATGAGTTGTGTGTTTTACTGCAAAATGAATGGTTTCTATCTTGTCCTGTGACCCATGAGCATTCCCTCAGTGGTGTCAGAGGAGCGATGCCAGTTTACATTAGTTTGGAACTGCTCTAGTTTATATAAACGGGTTAATCTAATACTCTGAATTGTGTGCTTTGGATTTAAAGGACAACTTGGTCTTTGCTTACTGATCTGCTAAAATCAGGCCAAACCTCACAGGAATCAgacagcacagccaaaacctcCTTTACTAACTGAGTTTGTAAGTTATTTTGTCCTTTataaaaggaagtattttctaATGTGAAGTAATAGAAGTGATCGTATATTGCTAAATACAGTATTTTGCTGATCCTAGTGCAgttaaaatgttgatttttgttttgcttggtttgTTGAGGCTGGAGAACACTGAGGGGAGCCTTCATTGCGTTCTGCAGTTTCCTCATGAGGGGCATTTTAGGGCCGGGgctgttttctcttctctggtgaccagtgacaggacccgagggaacaACGTGAAGCCATGTCAGGGGGTTtgggctggatattaggaaaaggttcttcatccagagggtgtttgggcactaccacagcttcccagggcagtggtggagtccccctccctgcagggattGTGccgatgtggcacttggggacatggttcaGCGGTGGCTTTGGCCGTGCTGGGCTAACGtcggactcgatgatctcagagggaTTTTCTCACCTCAACAATCACACGATTCTATGCAACAACACCCGCTGAGCGCTGCACCTTTAGCACCGCGCTCGCTGCAGCGCCAGCGCCGAGGGGTCTCGGGAACCCCCGCGGTTCCGCTCCGGGCACCGGGGGGAGCGGAGCCGGTCCCGAGCCGGGCGGAGCCGTGTCGGTCCCGTTCCGGGCGGAGCCGTGTCAATCCCGAGCCGGGCGGAGCCGTGTCGCTCCCGAGCCGGGCGGAGCCGTGTCAATGCCGATCCGGGAGGAGCCGTGTTAATCCCGAGCCGGGCGGAGCCGTGTCGGTCCCGATCCGGGCGGAGCCTCCGACCTCGTTCCGGGGGGAGCCTCCGCCCCTCCATGGCTGCCAtggccgccccgccgcccgccgagcccccggtgccccccggcCGGCGCTGCCCGTCGCTGCTCGCCGTAGAGCCGCTGCTGTTCCTGGCCACCGTGTcgctggggctgcagggcccgCTGGCCACCCAGTACCTGTGGGACCGACTGGGTGCCGAGCACGGCTACAGCGACTTCAACAGCACCGACTCCGCCGGCTGCGGGAACGGCAACGCTACCGCCGACCCCCTGCGGCAggtggggacaccgggggagCGGGGGCCCGGGGGGACGGGAGACAGAGGGGAGAGGGCAGCTCTGAGTGCAGATGAAGAACTCAGGGGGAGAGGAGGGTCCGGGGGAGAGGGGAGGCACAGGGATAGATGGGGACGTCCTGGGGAGAGGGGAGTCTGTGGGAGAGGGGAGCCCCAGAAGGAGTGGGAAGCTCACGGGGAACAGGAGGTCCCAGGGGAGAGGGGAACTctgtgggagcagggggagagaGGTGTCCCGGAGGAGCCCCAAGGGAAACAGGGAGCtcggcaggagcagggagccccTGGGAGCGGAGAGTCCGGAGAGGAATGAGAGcttgggaggagcagggagcccCAGGAGGAGTGGGGAGCTCAGAATGGCACTGGCTGCTGTTGGAGCTCCTCAGCTGCCTGTTTCTCCTGCAGGAGGTGGAAGCCCTGGTGTCCCACTGGAACCTCTATATCAACCTGGGAGGTTTCTTCGTCAGCCTCTTCTCCGTGACTCTCTTCGGCCCATGGAGCGACAGCGTGGGCCGGCGCCCGGCGCTGATCCTGCCGGCCGCGGGCATGGCCCTGCAGACGGCCATCTACCTGCTGGTCATGTACCTGGAGCTGCACGTCGCCTTCTTCCTCCTGGGACGCATTTTGAGCGGCCTCACAGGTGACTACAACCTGATCCTGGCCAGCTGCTTCTCCTACGTGGCCGACACCAGCGAGCGGCGTGCGCGGACCTTCCGGGTGGCCATCCTCGAGGCGTGCTTGGGCACTGCAGGCATGGTGGCCAGCATTGGCGGTGGCCAGTGGCGCAAGACCCAGGGCTACATCAACCCCTTCTGGCTGGCCTTTGCTGCCAGCCTTGCTGCCACTCTCTATGCGGCTTTCTTCCTCCAGGAGTCGGTGAAGCAGAAGAAAGCGGCCAAGCTGTTCACGCTCAGCCACTACAAGGCTGTGTACAGGCTGTACACGGCGCCGGAACACCCGAGCTCCAGGTGGAAGCTGGCTCTGTACTCCCTGGCTTTCTTTCTGATTGTCACGGTGCATTTTGGAGCCAAGGACCTCTATGTTTTGTATGAGCTTggcttccctctctgctgggcTTCCGACCTCATCGGGTACGGCTCCGCCGCCAGCTACCTGGCTTACCTGAGCAGCCTGGtggggctgaggctgctgcagctctgccttgagGACACCTGGGTGGCAGAGATAGGATTGCTCTCCAACATTGCTGGGCTGGTGGTGATTTCCCTTGCTACCACAACACCACTGATGTTTACAGGTGATGCCGAAGTCTTAAATCCCTGTTTCTCAGGCTTTTAGCATATTGATACTGATGATGTGCTTCTGGAAGTTCAGGCACGTGAGGAAGTTCTGCCTTGTGCACCAAAAAAACTGTGGCAGTGTTGGCCAAACACTAAAGTTGGAAGTGCATCCATGTAGTTCCTAGAATGTTAGGCTTCCCAGAGCTGTATTACACTGCAGACACAGACTAAAGTGCTTTATGAGATCCAGGAGGGTGAATTGTGTGTAAATATAGCAGGGAgacactgccagcagctgcagatttCTGGGACTGACTTTGGAGACcttatttttcagctgagcATTTCCCTAATGTGCCATGTCTTGCTCACAGGTTATGGGATTCTCTTCCTTTCCATGGCAGCCACTCCAGTCATCAGATCCAAGCTCTCCAAGCTGGTCAGTGAGACGGAACAGGGTAAGGAATTAGCCACTGTGCTTAAGCCAGGTCCTGAAACCCTGTCTTCTTGGAACATTGAAACCAAACTCTGGGGAGGTTAGGAgttccctggctgctctggaCTCCTGTGCCCCTGCATTCACCCTCAGGCCCAGggtaatgttttattttttttcccaaaaaattgTCATTGTTTAATTCAGACTTGCTGCGTTTTCAAGATGAGAGCAAGAGAAGAGAAGCGGGAATATTTCATTCATCCATCTGTTCGTTTCCAAAACATTTACAAGGAGCAAGAGTTAAAATGGATTATGTAACGAGGAGAAAAGGGTCATTCTCCTGACCATAACTTTCCTCTGTAGACCAGTAACAGTGGCAAGAACCAGGTGTTGTTGGAGGGTTGTATCATTGACCATGGTGAAAGATCATGGGTAACCCTCAGGAGGAGCATAATTGCCTTTTGTCCAGTTCTGTGTTTGGAGGGCTTGCGCTTGCTGTGAAACAGAGCATAGGAATATCTCCGAGGCAGACAGAGGGGGGAGGGAATCCAGGTGGCAGCGATCGAAAGGTGATTTTGCACAGCTCATGTTTCTTATTTTAGAACAGCCACGGCGCGTACAGCAGATTTATGGCGCCAAACCTTCTGCTGTACTTAATGTTTAACAAATGATAAGAGGTGCTTGGCAATCTATAGAGCCCTGGCCTGAAGCATTTACAGTCCAGCTGATAGATAATATCCCTGGTCAGCTCCTGATCCAAATCCTGCAGCTTGGTGAGGTGACCCTGGCCACAGGTTGGACCTGCTGGgccagccctgtgtccccacCTCATCACACTTGATACTCACACCTTTCTGACGGCAAGTTCAACCCCTTGGGAAGACTGGCAGGATCCACTGAGGGTGATGTGTTACAGCTGTTTACAGGCAATAACTGCCTGCCTATCTCACCATTATCCTCTTATCTCTCTTTTCCAGGTGCTCTCTTTGCTTCTGTTGCCTGCGTGGAAGGGCTGTGTTCACTCGTGGCTACAGGAGTGTTCAACTCTCTCTACCCTGCCACCTTGCACTTCATGAGGGGATTCCCATTTCTTTTTGGGGCTATAATCCTTCTTATTCCAGCAGCTATCCTTGGGTAATTTACTTCAAATGCCTAAACTTTGCCATGCCATGTCATATGGACAATACTATTTACTTTTAGGATAGAAGCTGGCAGTTTTTAAGGCATATTTTCAGTTATGGTTGTGAGAGGGTGTTTGGTGCCCCGGTAAACAGAGGTGCAGGTCATTTCTTTTGGAATCTGAATCGTAGGGATAAACCTGCAGCCTGAGTGATGTAGCTGCCGATATTCAAACTACTTCAAAGCCTCACTCCACCCTCAGTGGAATCCAAAATCTGGAATTGAATTTGAAAGTTCTTCATGGAGGAGATGGAGCTCTCTCAGCAGTCTCTCTTCCTGTAATTTCTTTAGTAATTAAAGCAGAAGTTTTGTTGTGATAGAAAACAAATCCTCTGGGAGGGGGAACGTGTTGGGATTTGTACAAGTGCAACAGCTCCTGGCAGggtcattttgttttgttcctctgAAACTTGTAAGACTCACTCAATTCAGCAACATCTCCATGTGCCTTTGAAAGTTGAAACTGTTCATTCTTTTCTAGGTGGATACAACTCTGGGATTCGAAACACGACTACAACCACTTCCAAGACGCTAGGAAAGACTGAATTTAACAACAAGGAATTCGCCAGCACGGCAGCGTCCACCTGAAGATTGCACTTTGTTCTTCCCTCAAAGCACAGATCAGTGTGGGAGGGACACCCTGCTTGTCCTTACTAACTTCTGAATGCCAAATAGTTGGAAATCACAGGAGGAACTTGATTTGGAGCTGTGAATGCCTCCTCAACATTGTGTTGGCTCATCTGTCAGAGAAAACCCAAGAGGTCCAAAAGCCAATCAAGCTGTTCTGAGGACCTTTTGCAaagctggtttggggtttggtgggGCCAGAAGGCTCTGCCATGCTTTTAGTGGGGAGAGAGGACTGAGTTCTGGTTTGATTGCCAAGCATTTTCACCTCTGAGTACTACAGtgtgcagcagaggagctgttgGTGTGGTTGAGGCACAGACTGAATCAGAGGCACCCAGCAGTGTcctgctgggggtggggggaagatcTGTGCTCTAGATCATCATGTTACCagtaaaaacccaacaaatgtGACATGCCAGACCACAAAAATCCTTATGGAGAGGGGCAGTTTAGCACAGGAGTGCTATTGCTGTCCTTGCTGACTGAACCAGCTTTAGTTTTGCAAGTCAGAGGTGTCCTAAAGAGAGGATCTAATTGATGAAGTGTTGGAAGGAATGCCAGGGGCATGTCCTGCCTGtctgcagctcagcccaggaTCTCAGAGGTGTTTTCGAGAAGTAACATCATCTGAGAATACTGGAGTGCCAGTAGAATAAATCCTGGGTTAGGAGGGACCCCCGAGGATCCTTGAAGCAACTCCTGCAGGTGCCTTAATTGACAGTTGCCAAACCTGATGAACTTAAGGCT is a genomic window of Corvus hawaiiensis isolate bCorHaw1 chromosome 20, bCorHaw1.pri.cur, whole genome shotgun sequence containing:
- the SLC46A1 gene encoding proton-coupled folate transporter is translated as MAAMAAPPPAEPPVPPGRRCPSLLAVEPLLFLATVSLGLQGPLATQYLWDRLGAEHGYSDFNSTDSAGCGNGNATADPLRQEVEALVSHWNLYINLGGFFVSLFSVTLFGPWSDSVGRRPALILPAAGMALQTAIYLLVMYLELHVAFFLLGRILSGLTGDYNLILASCFSYVADTSERRARTFRVAILEACLGTAGMVASIGGGQWRKTQGYINPFWLAFAASLAATLYAAFFLQESVKQKKAAKLFTLSHYKAVYRLYTAPEHPSSRWKLALYSLAFFLIVTVHFGAKDLYVLYELGFPLCWASDLIGYGSAASYLAYLSSLVGLRLLQLCLEDTWVAEIGLLSNIAGLVVISLATTTPLMFTGYGILFLSMAATPVIRSKLSKLVSETEQGALFASVACVEGLCSLVATGVFNSLYPATLHFMRGFPFLFGAIILLIPAAILGWIQLWDSKHDYNHFQDARKD